A stretch of Mesoplodon densirostris isolate mMesDen1 chromosome 7, mMesDen1 primary haplotype, whole genome shotgun sequence DNA encodes these proteins:
- the SLC37A2 gene encoding glucose-6-phosphate exchanger SLC37A2 codes for MSRKPISVVKSRLHHNCSGMIQPISDTHRLNDTTWCNWAPFDHSNYKELLGAVDNAFLVAYAIGMFISGIFGERLPLRYYLTAGMLLSGLFTSLFGLGYFWNIHALWYFVLVQICNGLVQTTGWPSVVTCVGNWFGKGKRGLIMGIWNSHTSVGNILGSLIAGVWVDEQWGLSFVVPGIITAIMGLITFFFFIEYPEDVDCSPPQHHGEREENVDNAEDPGSGPHSNRENGLESAVTCSKEPSAHPAAISFFGALWIPGVVEFSLCLLFAKLVSYTFLYWLPLYIFNVVHFSAKESGDLSTLFDVGGIVGGILAGLISDYTNGRATTCCVMLILAAPTMFLYNYVGQSGISISIAMLLTCGALVNGPYALITTAVSADLGTHKSLKGNAKALSTVTAIIDGTGSVGAALGPLLAGLISPTGWNNVFYMLITADILACLLLCRLVYKEVLAWRSSLSRDGGYREM; via the exons ATGTCCAGGAAGCCCATCAGTGTCGTCAAG AGCCGTCTGCACCACAACTGCTCAGGGATGATCCAGCCCATCAGCGACACCCACAGGCTCAACGACACCACGTGGTGCAACTGGGCCCCATTTG ATCACAGCAACTACAAGGAACTCCTGGGGGCGGTGGACAACGCCTTCCTCGTGGCCTATGCCATCGGCATGTTTATCAG TGGCATTTTTGGGGAGCGGCTCCCCCTCCGTTACTACCTTACAGCCGGAATGCTGCTCAGCGGCCTTTTCACCTCGCTCTTTGGCCTTGGCTATTTCTGGAACATCCACGCGCTCTGGTACTTTGTTCTTGTCCAG ATCTGCAACGGACTCGTCCAGACCACGGGCTGGCCCTCCGTGGTGACCTGCGTGGGCAACTGGTTCGGGAAGGGGAA GCGGGGCCTCATCATGGGCATCTGGAATTCCCACACATCCGTGGGCAACATCCTGGGCTCCCTGATCGCCGGCGTCTGGGTGGATGAGCAGTGGGGCCTGTCTTTTGTGGTGCCCGGCATCATCACCGCCATCATGGGCCTCAtcaccttcttcttcttcattgaAT ACCCAGAAGACGTGGACTGCTCCCCACCTCAGCACCAT GGTGAGCGGGAAGAGAACGTGGACAACGCcgaggaccctggcagtggaccCCACTCTAACAGAGAGAACGGCCTGGAGTCTGCAGTCACCTGCTCCAAGGAGCCAAGTGCTCATCCCGCTGCCATCAGCTTCTTTGGGGCGCTCTGGATCCCG GGTGTGGTCGAGTTCTCCTTGTGTCTGCTCTTTGCCAAGCTGGTCAGTTACACCTTCCTCTACTGGCTGCCTCTCTACATCTTCAATGTGG TTCACTTTAGTGCCAAGGAGTCTGGGGACCTGTCCACGCTCTTCGATGTTGGTGGCATCGTCG GCGGCATCCTGGCGGGGCTCATCTCTGACTACACCAATGGCAGGGCCACCACCTGCTGCGTCATGCTGATCTTGGCTGCCCCCACG ATGTTCCTGTACAACTACGTTGGCCAGAGCGGGATCAGCATCTCCATAG CGATGCTGCTCACCTGTGGAGCCCTGGTCAACGGCCCGTACGCCCTCATCACCACCGCGGTCTCGGCTGACCTG GGGACTCACAAGAGCCTGAAGGGCAACGCAAAGGCGCTCTCCACCGTCACGGCCATCATCGACGGCACCGGATCCGTAG GTGCGGCTCTGGGGCCTCTGCTGGCCGGGCTCATTTCCCCCACGGGCTGGAACAACGTCTTCTACATGCTCATCACTGCCGACATCCTGGCCTGCTTG ctccTCTGCCGGTTGGTGTACAAGGAGGTCCTGGCCTGGAGGTCATCCCTGAGTAGAGACGGAGG GTATAGAGAAATGTGA